The following nucleotide sequence is from Staphylococcus chromogenes.
AGAGCGATTAATCGTATGATTGATGAAAATGTTTATTGTGATGATGTATTAACACAAATAAGAGCTACGCGCTCAGCCCTCAACAGTGTAGCAACAAAATTGTTAGACTATCATATGAAAGGGTGTATTACTCGAAAAATTGAAGCGGGTAAAGAAACTGAAGCTATGGAAGAGTTGTTAGTGACTTTCCAAAAATTAATGAAAGATTAGTGGGAGGCCATCATGCAAAAGAGTATAGTTTACGTAGAGGGAATTCATTCAACAGAACGTAAAGAGAGTGTGGCGCAACGTTTACATCAAATGATAGGTGTTAAGGATATAAGTATCGATACAGAGCAACAATCGATTACAATTCAATATGAGACACCTTCCAATTTAAATACGTTAGAAAAAGAAATTTACGATGCCGGTATTACGGTGATTCGTACAGAAAAAGGAGAAATGTAAAATGGCTAAACATACTATTAATGTTGAAGGAATGACATGCAACCATTGTAAAGAAGCGGTGGAATCAGCGGTTAAAGAAAATAAAGAGGTACTTTCTGTTGTGGCGACACCTGATGAAGATCATGTCATTGTAGAATTAATGGATGATGGCGCATTACATGATGTCAAACAATGTATTTATGATGCAGGTTACGAAGTAAAATAGGACAACTTGTCACTGAGTGAAGTTTTATGATAATTAGAGTACAGAGCGGGGGAGGGCGCACGTTTATATAAATAAGTGTGCTTGGCCCTCTCATTTTTAAATTTTATTATACCCCTTATGGGTATGGGAGGTCGTCTTGATGAAAGAAGAGACATACCAAATTTCTGGCATGCATTGTGCGGCTTGTGCAACACGAATTGAACGTATTTTGAACAGGGAAGAAGCTATAGAGGAAGCGACTGTGAATTTAGTCATGGAAAAGGCAACGGTTAAATATGACCCTAGTCAAATCAATCAGGAAACTATATTTCAAAAAGTATCTCAAATTGGGTTTGAAGCCCATGAAATACAAGACAATGCGTCAACTGAGCAACAAAGTCAAAAAGAATTAAAAAAACAAAAATATAAATTCCTTATTTCTGCGTTACTTGCTTTACCGTTACTTTATACTATGTTTGCCCATTTCTCATTTTTAAATTTTGTACCTGTACCGAAACTGTTGATGAATCCATGGTTTCAACTCATTCTTGCAACACCCATTCAATTTATACTAGGCGCCCAATTTTATATTGGTGCATGGCAAGCGTTAAAAAATAAAAGTGCGAACATGGATGTACTTGTGGCAATGGGAACATCAGCTGCCTACTTTTATAGTATCTATTTAATGGTGATTCATAGTGGCCATGAAGGGCATATTCCACTTTATTTTGAAACAAGTGCTGTATTAATTACGCTTATTTTGCTTGGAAAGTACTTTGAGAAACGAGCAAAAGGACATGCGAGTGATGCGATTAAAAAATTAGCAGCATTGCAAGTAAAAGATGCCATTGTTGTACGCAACGGGGAGCAAGTTAAAATGCCCATTGAACAAGTTCGTGTAGGTGATGTCATTTGTGTGAAAAGTGGCGCCTATATTCCACTTGATGCAGAAGTAATTGAAGGTTTTACAACCGTTAATGAATCTATGATTACGGGAGAAAGTATTCCTGTAGAAAAACAAACAGGAGATGCACTGATTGGGAGCACATTAAATGAAACAAACTTCATTAAAGCACGTGTCACTCATGTTGGTGAAGATCTTGTATTAAATCAAATTATAAAAGTGGTTGAAGAAGCGCAAACGAAAAAGCCACACATCCAAAGATTAGCGGACAAAATTTCAAATATTTTTGTGCCGACTGTCGTTTTAATTGCCCTTTTTGCTTTTCTGTTGTGGTTCTTTATTTTGATGCCCTTTGATTTTACACATGCATTAGAAATTTTTATTTCGGTGATTGTTATTGCATGTCCATGTGCATTAGGCTTAGCTACACCTACATCAATAATGGTAGGTTCAGGAAGAGCAGCTGAAGCAGGGATATTATTTAAATCAGCTGAAAGCCTCGAACAAACCCGTCAAATTGACACGATTGTTTTTGACAAAACAGGCACACTCACTACAGGTACGCCTGAAGTCATTGGCGTAGTCGAATTTGAAAAAGTGTCTCCAATCGAGACCTTTATAAAAAGTTTGGAAGCACAATCTGAACATCCACTTTCTAAAGCACTTGTGAATTATTTTGAAGATACGCCCTACGTGACTGTCGATGATTATGAAACACACATTGGCAATGGCATATCAGGCCATATCCAAAATAATCATATAAAAATTGGCTCGATTGCTTATTTGTCCTCAACATCTCAAGTTACAGCATCGATGAAAGCGCAACAAAACATGTGGGAATCACAGGGGGCCACAGTCATTGGTGTCGAAGTGAATCAAGCACTTGTGATGATGATAGCCTTGCGTGATGAACCTAAAGAACGCGTGAAAGAAACGATTCAACAACTAAGAAAGAAATACGACGTAGTCCTATTAAGTGGCGATAGTGAGAAGACAGTCAAAGCTATTGCGGACGAATTAGGTATCTCACATCTATATGCTGAGGTTAAACCTGAACAAAAAGCAAAAATTGTTCAAGATATCCAACAACAAGGCAAGAAAGTGATGATGGTGGGCGACGGGATTAATGATGCCCCGTCTCTAACACAAAGTGATATCGGAATTGCAATGGGTTCTGGTACTGATATTGCAATTGAATCTGCTGACGTTGCTTTAGTGCATAATCACATTTCACAAATCCCAGAAGTGTTAAAAATGAGCGAATTAACAATACGAAATATCAAACAAAACTTATTTTTTGCATTTTGTTATAACATCGTAGGGATTCCAATAGCAGCTTTAGGATTTTTAGCCCCTTGGGTGGCAGGTGCTGCGATGGCATTCAGTTCTGTATCTGTCGTATTAAACGCTTTACGACTTAAGCATATTCATAAATAAAAATGAAAAAAATTAAATTTTATGTAGTCACAAGTAGTAAAGTAGGGTATGATTAGAGAGAAGTTAGACATATGCGGGGTGATAATATGGCAAAACAGAATGAACGCATTCAAAACGTGGTCCATATGTTATCATCAATTGGGGTTAAAGTTAAAAAAACAAAATCACGATTGGACATTATGCGATCACTACCCAATGCAAAACCTGCAACAGAGAAACTGAAATAGCATTTTAATTTTACGCTATTTGTAAACACATGAGTTAATATATTAAATTGAAAACCACACACTAAGTACAAACGAAGTGTGTGGTTTTTAAATGGTAGTCTAACAAAATAGAGAGGATAGCGTGTTCCATATGCTATCTTCTCTTATTTTGATTATAAGAAGTTAAATTTGAATTATTTATATTTCGTAGAAGATTCATGGGTACTAAGCTCATCATACTTTTTAGGAGCGTGGTAACGCATACTTAAAAGAATACCAATACCTGCCATTAAGCTCCATAAAGAACTTCCGCCATAACTAATGAAAGGTAACGGAATCCCTGTAATTGGCAATAATTGAATCGTCATACCGATATTTTGAACAATATGGAATAACAATAAGCTCACATAACCTATAATAAATGATTTGTTAAATAAGTCCTCTGTTTGAGAAGCGCGCTTAAGTAGATGCATTAACAATAGTAAATAAATAACGATAAGGACGACAGCCCCAATAAATCCAAATTCTTCTCCGATTACTGAAAAAATAAAGTCTGTATGGTTTTCAGGGATATACACTTCACCTTGATTAAACCCTTTACCAATGAGTTGACCTGATCCTATTGCTTTCATAGATTCAGTTAAGTGAAAGCCATCCCCAGAACTATAAGTGTAGGGGTCGAGCCATGAATTAATACGTCCGAGTTGATACGTTTTAATCCCTGCTAAATTTTCAATGAGACTCGGTTTAAATAAAATAGATAATATCACGCTTGCAGCTAAAAAGATAAACGCCCCAAATAACGGAGTTAAAATCTTCCAAGAAACGCCGCTGACGATAATAATCCCCGCGATAATCGCCATAATAACGAGCGTTGTGCCCAAGTCATTTTGTAATAAAATGAGAAGGACAGGAAGAATTGTGACGCCAATGATTTTTAGGATTAACATAAAATCGGTTTCTATAGATTTATTAAATGTAAATCTATTATGTTGAGCAACTACCTTTGAAATGGCTAAAATAAGCACAATTTTCATGAATTCAGAAGGCTGAATACTAATTGGCCCGAAGCGGTACCAACTTTTGGCACCATTAATAATTGGAGTGATTGCTGTTTCGGGTAATAAAATTAATCCAATCAAAAGGACAATGAAAATAAAATAGATAGCAAAGGTATATTTTCGGATTTTTTTTGGTGAGACAATCATAATAAGAAACGCAAGAACAGCACCTAATATGTAATAAAAAATTTGTCTAATCCCAAAATCCATACTATATTGACCGCCGCCCATCGCAGAGTGTATCGTCATCACACTAATGACACA
It contains:
- a CDS encoding heavy metal translocating P-type ATPase → MKEETYQISGMHCAACATRIERILNREEAIEEATVNLVMEKATVKYDPSQINQETIFQKVSQIGFEAHEIQDNASTEQQSQKELKKQKYKFLISALLALPLLYTMFAHFSFLNFVPVPKLLMNPWFQLILATPIQFILGAQFYIGAWQALKNKSANMDVLVAMGTSAAYFYSIYLMVIHSGHEGHIPLYFETSAVLITLILLGKYFEKRAKGHASDAIKKLAALQVKDAIVVRNGEQVKMPIEQVRVGDVICVKSGAYIPLDAEVIEGFTTVNESMITGESIPVEKQTGDALIGSTLNETNFIKARVTHVGEDLVLNQIIKVVEEAQTKKPHIQRLADKISNIFVPTVVLIALFAFLLWFFILMPFDFTHALEIFISVIVIACPCALGLATPTSIMVGSGRAAEAGILFKSAESLEQTRQIDTIVFDKTGTLTTGTPEVIGVVEFEKVSPIETFIKSLEAQSEHPLSKALVNYFEDTPYVTVDDYETHIGNGISGHIQNNHIKIGSIAYLSSTSQVTASMKAQQNMWESQGATVIGVEVNQALVMMIALRDEPKERVKETIQQLRKKYDVVLLSGDSEKTVKAIADELGISHLYAEVKPEQKAKIVQDIQQQGKKVMMVGDGINDAPSLTQSDIGIAMGSGTDIAIESADVALVHNHISQIPEVLKMSELTIRNIKQNLFFAFCYNIVGIPIAALGFLAPWVAGAAMAFSSVSVVLNALRLKHIHK
- the csoR gene encoding copper-sensing transcriptional repressor CsoR; translated protein: MEEHAHHSTEIKKNLTSRLNRIEGQVRAINRMIDENVYCDDVLTQIRATRSALNSVATKLLDYHMKGCITRKIEAGKETEAMEELLVTFQKLMKD
- a CDS encoding FtsW/RodA/SpoVE family cell cycle protein, which encodes MASSRQHTHKSLRHRLDWKLITLILILCVISVMTIHSAMGGGQYSMDFGIRQIFYYILGAVLAFLIMIVSPKKIRKYTFAIYFIFIVLLIGLILLPETAITPIINGAKSWYRFGPISIQPSEFMKIVLILAISKVVAQHNRFTFNKSIETDFMLILKIIGVTILPVLLILLQNDLGTTLVIMAIIAGIIIVSGVSWKILTPLFGAFIFLAASVILSILFKPSLIENLAGIKTYQLGRINSWLDPYTYSSGDGFHLTESMKAIGSGQLIGKGFNQGEVYIPENHTDFIFSVIGEEFGFIGAVVLIVIYLLLLMHLLKRASQTEDLFNKSFIIGYVSLLLFHIVQNIGMTIQLLPITGIPLPFISYGGSSLWSLMAGIGILLSMRYHAPKKYDELSTHESSTKYK
- a CDS encoding heavy-metal-associated domain-containing protein; its protein translation is MAKHTINVEGMTCNHCKEAVESAVKENKEVLSVVATPDEDHVIVELMDDGALHDVKQCIYDAGYEVK
- a CDS encoding Lmo0850 family protein yields the protein MAKQNERIQNVVHMLSSIGVKVKKTKSRLDIMRSLPNAKPATEKLK
- the csoZ gene encoding putative copper chaperone CsoZ, with amino-acid sequence MQKSIVYVEGIHSTERKESVAQRLHQMIGVKDISIDTEQQSITIQYETPSNLNTLEKEIYDAGITVIRTEKGEM